The region CCGACCTGACCGAACGCGCCATCGCTGAGGCGTTCAAGCTGTTGGGCGCCTCAGCCGAGCCTGAACTCGATCGCTCGGCGGCTGCCCGGGTGCTGACCCGTTCCGAGGAGGACGCGGAACGGATGCTGGAGCGTCTGGTCGACGTCCAACTCCTGGAGACGTCATCGCCGGGCAACTACCGGATGGGAGCGTTGGTGCGCCTCTACGCCAGGGAGCGGTTCGCGGGCCGGCACGAGGAAGAATCTCGGCTGAGGGTGTCGGGACCAGCCGGAACAGCATGATCCGCGATGGTTGGCCCAGACGGCGTACGTCGTAGGCGGGCAGATTCCCAGCATCAGCCGTCACAGGCGAGGCCGAGTTGAGGAGTCGAATCGGTGAAGCGGATCGAGTTACCGGTCGGGGTGGCAGGGCGGTACGGGCGACGTCTCGTGAACGGGGCGGGTCGGGACGGCCCCGATACGATCGGCGGGCCAGGACGCGAGGACTCACCTGTGCCGCAGGGCCGGAGGTCACCCGAGGTGTCCACGGGTGGCGAGGTGTCCGGTCTGGCCGTCGGCAGGCCCCTGTTCCGGGGCCGACCGACCCCGGCGCCCGGCATCCGATCCGGGGCCACCCAACCTCGGCTCGATCATCACCGCGGCGAGGGCGGCCAGACTGAGCGCACCGCCGACGAGCGCGGTGCTCCGGACTCCTCAGATGGGCAGCAGCAGGCCGCCGGCCAGTGCGCCGACGGTGATTCCAACATTGATGGAGGTCGAGATTCCGGCGGCGGCGAGGTCGGTCCTGCCGGGCGCCACCTGCAGGATGCGGCTGCCCAACACGGTGGTCAGGGCGGAAAACGCCGTACCGGCCAATGCGACCAAGACGACCGCCGCCACGGGGACGGTTCCGAGCGTGAAGAGCCCGAGCAACGCGACAGCCTGCAGCAGCACCGGGGCCAGCGTCGCCACCCAGGGATCGCGGTCGACCAGTACACCGCCAGCAAACACACCACCGATACCGGCCACGCCACGGGCGAGCAGCAGCGCACCGGTCGCCGCGGCGGCGAAACCGCTGACCGTGACCAGAAAGGACGTGACATAGGTGAACGACGCGAACGCTCCGGTAACGGCAAGGGCGGACAGCACGAGGAGCAGCCGGTACCGGCGAGCATCGGGCGCGCTGCCACGGGCCGATGACGCCTCGTCGGGTGCTTCGGTCGGCACCAGCGCGACGATGGCCAGTGCGGCGACGAGCCCGATCCCGCTCAGGACAAGAAACGGCGTCCGCCATCCGACCTGCTCCCCCAGCCAGGTTCCGGTCGGCACGCCCAGCACTGCGGCCAGCGAGGTGCCGGCCATCACCACGCTGATCACGCGACCGCGGATCCGGGTCGGAAACAGAGCGCTGGCGGTGGGGATGGCCAGCGCCCAGAACAGCGCCTGACTCAGTGCGGTGACCAGCCGGGCGGTCAGAAGGACACCGTATCCGCTTGCGGCCGCAGTGACACCGGTCGACACCACGTATACGGTGACCAGGCCGGCGAGCAGGAAACGGCGGGGAATCCGGCCGGTGAGCCGGGTGAGTGGGATCGTCGCGAGCACGACAACCAGGCCGTACGAGGTGACCAGCAGCCCGACCTGGAACGGTGACACGTCGAGGTCCTCGGAAATCGGCAACAGCAGGCCGATCGGCAGCGTTTCGGTCGTGACAAAGGCGAATGCGCACATCGACAACGCGATCAGTGCGCCAACAGGCCGACCCTTCACAGCGTTTCCCCCGCCATCGGATTGATCGGCAACACACTGCCGCCGCCGACGCTCACCCGGAGAAGCACATCCCGGACAGGCGGAGTCGGGGCCGGCCGGCCGAGTCGTGCGCGGGCCACTCCCGATGGCCGGCGTCGACGCGGAGCCGGCCCTCCCCGACCTGGCCACCGAGGCGCAGAAGGTCGACGCGGAGGTGGGTGGGGTGAGCGGGGCCGCCCGCCACGAGCCGGCTCAGCTCGCTGGCCCGGATGAGGTTCTCCGTCTCAGTCAGTCCAAGCGGTGGGCGCGGGGCCGGACGCTCGCCTGGCATCGCGTTACTCGGCAATCTTCACGCGGTTGGCGGTCATTCCGTTCCCCCATATGTCACCTTGTTCGGTTCCACGTCGCTTGGTGCAACTCGTGGCCAGACCGTAGGCCATCAGCAATCTACATGCGCCGCTGCCACAGGCGGTGCGTTTTCGATTGTCGCCTCGACGGAGAAAGCCAGATCCGGACAAGACATCGTCAAGGTGGGTGCCGCGGTCAGGCGGCTAATGTCCGTCCCGTGCGCCTCGTAACGGGTCGCATGGCAGCCCGGACGGAGGGTGACCGTGATACCGGAGCCGACAGTGGTCGACAAACCTGAAAAGACGTTCGGGCCGATAGCGACCGTCGAGGAGCGGTCGGTAAGAGCCATCCGGAACGTCGGCCGGGGCCTGATCTCCCTGCTGCGCCCTGGGCAGTGGCCGAAGAATGTCCTGGCGGTCTCGTTGCCGCTCCTCGACCTCGAGATCTGGAGCCTGGCCGCCCTCTGGCGCGTGGCCTGGGCGGTGGCCGCGTTCACCGTCGCATCATCCATCGTGTACGTGGTCAACGACCTCGCCGACCGCAACCGGGACCGGACCCACCCCACCAAGCGGTACCGCGCGATCGCCTCAGGCCTCGTCTCGATCCCTGAGGTGCTGTTGTTGCTGACGGTCCAGTTCGGGCTGCTGGTCGGACTACTCAGTCTCCAGCCGCTGTCGTCCTCGTGGCCGATCGGTGCCTACCTGGTGTTGACCACGTGTTACTCGGCCGCGCTCAAGCACGTGCCGCTGGTCGACGTGTTCGTGGTCGCCTTCGGCTTCGGACTGCGCATGATGCAGGGCTATGTCGCGGTCGACACCGAGGTGTCCGGCTGGCTGCTGACCAGCGTGTTCCTGCTGTGCCTGCTGCTCATCCTGGGCAAGCGGCGCCAGGAACTGGTCACCACCGACGGTGCGCACCGGCCGGCGCTGCGCGGCTACACGATCCCGCTCACTGATCAGCTCATGCTGCTCAACGCCGTCCTCTCCGTCGGCTCGTACCTGCTCTACCTGCGGACCGAGGCACCGCTGGGCAACTACGCGCTCGCGACCGCGGTGCTTACCGCACCGCTGGCGATGTTCGGGATGTTCCGCTACCTACAAATGGTCCTGGTCCACGATGGCGGGGAAAATCCGGTCCGCATGCTCCTGCGGGACCCGGCGCTCGTCATCAATGCGCTGTTGCTGGTCGCGGTGTCCGGCGGATTCATGCTCGCCGCCCATCTGGCGGCGTAGTACCGACGCCTGACGTCATCGACACACAGCCCCTGCCTCACGAACGGAACCCGGAGAAGTCATTGCCGTCGAGAGATTGCGACTAGGCCGATGGACAGCAAATACGATCTCACCGTCGCGCTCACCTACTACGAGCCGTACATCAGTGGGTTGACCCACACTGCCCGCAGCATCGCCGAGGGCATGGTGGAGCGGGGTTGGCGGGTGGCGGTGGTCGCAGCCCAGCACGAGCCCGATCTGCCCACCCGGGAGACCATCGCGGGGGTCGACGTCTACCGGTCCCCGGTGCTGATGCGGGTCAACCGTGGCTTCGTCGCACCGCGCTATCCGGCGCTCGCCGTCCGGCTGGCGCGCAACTCCTCGGTCATGCTCCTCAACCTGCCGATGGCGGAGGCGGCCCTGGTCTCGGCGGCGTGCGGCCGTACGCCGGTGGTGAGCATGGTGCACATCGACCTGTACCTGCCGCCGAGCCGGCTCAGCCGGACACTCATGCGTCTGTCGGACTTCACCTCGCGGGTAGCGATCCGGCGCTCCGCCGCCGTGGTGGCCTACAGCCAGGACCAGGCACTCGCCTCGCAGCTCTGGCCAGACATGCAGAGACGCCGCTTCACGCCAATCGCCGCGCCGTGCCTCGATCGGCGCGACGGCCAGCCCCGCTACCGGGAGACCAGAGCCCTGCACGTCGGTTTCCTGGGCCGGGTCGTGGAGGAGAAGGGCATCCAGTATCTGGTCCGGGCCTTCCAGCGGATCACGGACCCGGATGCCCGATTGCTGATCGCGGGTAACTACCACGCGGTCGCCGGCGGAAGCAACCTCGCCGACATCCAGGCCGAGATCGCCGGCGACAGCCGGATCCGGGTTCTCGGGGAGCTGCGCGGCAAGGAGGTGGACGACTTCTACGCGTCCATCGACGTCTTCGCGCTGCCCTCGGTGGCCGAATCGTTCGGCATCGTGCAGGCGGAGGCGATGATGTGCGGCATTCCGTCGGTCACCACCGACCTTCCCGGGGGCCGCTACCCGGTGACCGCCACGGGATTCGGGCGGGTGATACCGCCGCGCGATCCGGTGGCGCTGGAAAAGGCCATCCTGGAGCTGGCGGACACCACCCAGAAGTGGCGAGACATCAAGGCGAAAGAGGCACGCGAGCAGTTTTCGCTGGCGGCATGTCTGGATGCATACGAGGCGTTGTTCATCTCGTTGCGCGAGCGGCGGTGACCTATGGGAGAACACATGAATGAGCAGCCACTGGTCTCAGTGATCATTCCGAACTACAACTACGCTCGGACGCTCTCCGCATGCATCGAGGCGGTGCAGCAGCAGACCTACCCCTCGATCGAGATTCTCGTAGCGGACGACCACAGCACCGACGACTCGGTATCTATCGCCCGCCGACACGGGGTCACCGTGTTGGAGACCCCGACGAACAGCGGTGTCTCCATCGCCCGCAACCTCGGCGCCGAGCACGCCAACGGCCAGATCCTGTTCTTCCTCGACTCCGACGTCGCCTTGGACCCCGACGCCGTCGCCAACGCGGTGGCGGCGCTGAACGCCGATCCCAGGCTCGGGGCCATCTGCGGCATGTACCGGGCCGAGCCGCTGTTCCCGGCCGGGCTGATCAAGCAGTACCGGGCGATCCAACAATACGTCTGGTTCGGCGAGGTCGAGGGCCGCATCCCGGGCCTGCACTCCGCGTTGTGCGCGATGCGGGTGGAGGTATTCCGCGAAATCGGCCCGTTCAACCACCGGCTGCGTTGGACCGAGGAGCAGGAGTACGGCTTCCGGCTCAACACCCGGTACGAGGTCCGGGCCACCCGAGAGATCCGGGGCCGGCACGACCACGACGCCACCGTCGGCGTCCTGCTGCGCAAGGTCTTCCAGCGGACCCGGCTCGGTGCGCCCAACTGGATGCGGCTGAATCGGCTGCCCGGCGGAGCCGCCACCGGACTGCGCGCGATCGGTAGCGGGTTCGTCTTCGCCGCCGTGCTGAGCCTGCTGCTGGTGCCGTGGCTTGGCCCGTGGGCCCTGCTCGGCACGGCGGCGCTGCTCGGAATCGGCATCGTGTTGGACGCCCGGACCTACCTCTACGCGTACCGTCATCACGGAGTTTTATTCGGACTTCAGTTCACCGTGTTGCACCTGATGGTGATGTTCACCTCGGCGCTGGCCGCCGGCCTCGGTATCGTGCAGGGGCTGCTCTTCCCCAGCTGGGTTCGTCGGCTCTACGGGACGGAGATGACGGCGTGACACGGCGCGTCCTGGTGACCGGTGGGGTGGGCGTGCTGGGCAAGGCGCTGGCCACCACCCTCGCCGAGCGGGGCGATCAGGTGTCCACGGTCGACATCCGGTCCTGGCCGGTCGCTCCGCCCGGGGTACGGCATACGGTCGGTGACATCCGCGATCGCGACCAGATGCGTTCTCTGACCGACGGCGTCGATGTAGTTGTCCACTGTGCGTCCGGGCTGCCGAGTTACCCGGCGTCCACGATCCGCGAGGTGATCGTCGACGGCACCCGGTCCGTGCTCGACGTGGCGAAGAGTGCCAAGGTGCCCCGGGTCGTCTACATCTCGACGACCTCGGTCTACGGTCTGCCCACGGTGGTGCCAACTCCCGAGACGTACCCCCGTCATCCGGTGGATCCATACGGCGTCTGCAAGGTCGAGGCGGAACAGATGTGCGAACGGCTGCGCGAGGAGGGAATAAGCATCCCCATCCTGCGGCCGAAGACCTTCCTCGGCCCGGGCCGGATGGGACTCTTCGCGATGCTGTTCGAATGGGCCGACGAGGGGCGCGGCTTTCCCCTACTCGGTGGCGGCCGGGCACTGACCCAGATGTGCGCCACGGAGGACGTGGTGGCTGCCGTCCTGGCCGTGGTCGAGGCGCCCGACGACGTCGCCAACGACACGTACAACATCGCGGCCGCCGACTTCGGCCCGCTGCGGGACGATTTCCAGGCCGTGCTCGACGCGGCAGGTCATGGCAAGCGGGTGGTGCCGATCCCGGCCCGGTCGGCCGCCGCCGTCCTCAACGTGCTGTCCACGCTGCGACTGTCGCCAATCTACCGCCGGCTCGCCTACAAACTCATCGCCGACTCGTACGTCAGCATCGAGCACGCCCGCAACCGGCTGGGGTTCCAGCCACGCTACTCCAACCGGGAGGCGATCCTCGCGGCCTACCACTGGTGGCGCGCGCACCGGGACACCTCTGCCGGCCAGCTCGCGCACCGGTCCGCCGATCGACCGACCGGACGGACCAGCGACGACCCTTGGCGTCAGGGGGCACTCGCCCTGGCCAAGGCCTTCTTCTGAACGCCTACACTCCGGCCCCTGATCAGTGGTCCGGACCGAACGCGTCTGATCAGTGGTCCGGACCGAACGCGTCGATTCCGGTGAGCTCCGCCGAGAGCGTCCAGAGGCGTTCAGCCTCCTCGTCGGAGCTCACCGAAGCCTCAGCGATGTCACAGTCCACACAGTAGACGCCACCCATGCCGGCCAGCGCGGGTGAGGTTGCGGCCCACACCTGGGTCGCCGCCCCTTGTGCGGGTGCCTTGAAGATCGGCATCGCGGCGTTGCCGTCCTCGTCGATCCAGCCGGCCGCGATCATCTCCTCCTTCGGAAGATGGCGCTGGAGCGGAGTGAGGATGTATCCGGGGTTCACCGAGAAGGCGCGCACCCCCACGTCCCGCCCGAGTACGTCGAGTCGCGCGGCGAAGAGCGCGTTTGCCTTCTTCGACTGGATGTACGCCGGCCACTTGGAATAGCCCTGCTTGAAGTGCACGTCGTCCCACTGGATCTGCGCGGACTCGTCGAGGCCTGTCGACAGGACGACGACGCGCGCCCCACCGTTGCCGGCGATCGCCGGCCAGAGTCGGTTGACCAGCGCGTAGTGGCCGAGGTGGTTGGTTGCGAACTGCGCCTCCCAGCCCGGACCGACGCGGGTCTCGGGGCAGGCCATGATCCCGGCATTGTTGATCATAATGTCGACTGGCCGGTCCGATGCGAGGAACCGCTTCGCGAACCCGGTGACGCTCTCCAGATCGGCCAGGTCGAGCTCGTCGATCTCGATGCCGTTGATGCCGCCAACCGCCTGCTGAGCCGCCGCCGGTCGCCGAGCTGGCACGACGACGCGTGCCCCAGCGCGGGCGAGTGCGCGAGTCGTCTCCAGCCCGAGGCCCGAATAGCCACCCGTGACGATAGCGAGCTTTCCCGTCAGATCGATCCCGTTCAGAACGTCGTCCGCGGTGTTCCCGGCATCGAAGCCTGACCCGATCTTACGCTGAGGCGTTTTCATACCGAAAAGTATAAAGCTCTGACTGCGGTCGACCGAGCCTCTCGCGCCTCCGCCAAGATTCAAACAAGGTGCTGCGCCGTAGCCTTCCTGTCAATGGCAAGGCCCTGACGTGGGGGTGTCGTAATGGCAGCAGGCGTGCGCAGAGTCGGTGTCATGACCGAACCGGAGTACCCGCCCAGCCCTTCCGACGGAGCCGTAGGTCTTCCGGCCCGAGACCGGCATCGGCGGCAGTGGTGGTCCCGCCTGGCGGCGCTTCTCTGCACGTTCTGGCTGGTGTTCGTCGTCCTGCATCTCGCGCTCAGCGGGCGGTTCTACTGGTGGGGTCCGTTCGACCTGCTGCCGCCGTTCGTGTTCGCGGCGGTCCCGCTGGTGCTGCTGCCGGTGGCCCAACTCGCCCGACGGGTGCGCTGGCGGCTCTCCCTGCTGCCGGTGGCCGCCCTGGTGCTGGGCCTGGGGCTGAGCGGGATCAACTTCGGCACCGTCTTCTACGCCCCGTCGCCAGCGCCGCCCGGTGCGGTCAAGCTGGTCACCTGGAACACCGAGTACTGGGACCAGGACGTCAGGGAGAGTGGCCGCGACACCGCCGACTTCTACCGATTCCTCCACGGGCTGGACGCGGACATCTACCTGCTCCACGAGTATGCCCACGCCGACTTCACCCTGCCGGACGTCTTCGCGCAGGCGTTGGTCATCGACCAGATGACGGAGCTACGCCAGAACTTCCCCGGCTACGAGATCGTGCTCGAAGGCAGGAACGTCACGCTGTCCAAACTCCCGGTCGTCGGGCACCAACCGCTCTACTCGACTCCCTGGCTGCCGGACGACCTGAAGCCACTCCCGCCCGCGTTCGACGGGCATCCCCTGTTCTACACCTCTCAGGTGCTGCGCACCGACATCCGCGTAGGGCACCGGGTCGTCTCCTTCTACAACGCGCATCTGTTCCAACCACCACGCCGGATGCTGATGATGAAGGGCGAGCCGGGGCAGAGCGTCTTCCAGGTCGATCGCTTCAACTTCTCCATGCGCCGCGCGAGCGTCGAGTCGATCCGGGCGGACGTCAAGGACAACCCGAACCCGATCGTGCTCGCCGGCGACCTGAACACCTCGTCGTCGATGGGGATGCTCCAGATGCTGCCCGACCGGCTGGTCGACCACAGTCGGGCGCTTTCGTCGCTCTATCCCACCACGTGGGAAGTGGGAAAACGCAGTTACTGGCGGATCGACTGGCTACGCACCACGTCGGACGTCAATGTCCATCGCTACGAGTTCCTCGACCCCGAAGGCCTTTCCGATCATCGCGTCCAGCGGGCGCTACTGACGATGAAGGACTGACGGGACACAACGACCACCCAT is a window of Micromonospora polyrhachis DNA encoding:
- a CDS encoding MFS transporter, which codes for MKGRPVGALIALSMCAFAFVTTETLPIGLLLPISEDLDVSPFQVGLLVTSYGLVVVLATIPLTRLTGRIPRRFLLAGLVTVYVVSTGVTAAASGYGVLLTARLVTALSQALFWALAIPTASALFPTRIRGRVISVVMAGTSLAAVLGVPTGTWLGEQVGWRTPFLVLSGIGLVAALAIVALVPTEAPDEASSARGSAPDARRYRLLLVLSALAVTGAFASFTYVTSFLVTVSGFAAAATGALLLARGVAGIGGVFAGGVLVDRDPWVATLAPVLLQAVALLGLFTLGTVPVAAVVLVALAGTAFSALTTVLGSRILQVAPGRTDLAAAGISTSINVGITVGALAGGLLLPI
- a CDS encoding UbiA prenyltransferase family protein, with amino-acid sequence MVDKPEKTFGPIATVEERSVRAIRNVGRGLISLLRPGQWPKNVLAVSLPLLDLEIWSLAALWRVAWAVAAFTVASSIVYVVNDLADRNRDRTHPTKRYRAIASGLVSIPEVLLLLTVQFGLLVGLLSLQPLSSSWPIGAYLVLTTCYSAALKHVPLVDVFVVAFGFGLRMMQGYVAVDTEVSGWLLTSVFLLCLLLILGKRRQELVTTDGAHRPALRGYTIPLTDQLMLLNAVLSVGSYLLYLRTEAPLGNYALATAVLTAPLAMFGMFRYLQMVLVHDGGENPVRMLLRDPALVINALLLVAVSGGFMLAAHLAA
- a CDS encoding glycosyltransferase family 4 protein, whose amino-acid sequence is MDSKYDLTVALTYYEPYISGLTHTARSIAEGMVERGWRVAVVAAQHEPDLPTRETIAGVDVYRSPVLMRVNRGFVAPRYPALAVRLARNSSVMLLNLPMAEAALVSAACGRTPVVSMVHIDLYLPPSRLSRTLMRLSDFTSRVAIRRSAAVVAYSQDQALASQLWPDMQRRRFTPIAAPCLDRRDGQPRYRETRALHVGFLGRVVEEKGIQYLVRAFQRITDPDARLLIAGNYHAVAGGSNLADIQAEIAGDSRIRVLGELRGKEVDDFYASIDVFALPSVAESFGIVQAEAMMCGIPSVTTDLPGGRYPVTATGFGRVIPPRDPVALEKAILELADTTQKWRDIKAKEAREQFSLAACLDAYEALFISLRERR
- a CDS encoding glycosyltransferase family 2 protein; translated protein: MNEQPLVSVIIPNYNYARTLSACIEAVQQQTYPSIEILVADDHSTDDSVSIARRHGVTVLETPTNSGVSIARNLGAEHANGQILFFLDSDVALDPDAVANAVAALNADPRLGAICGMYRAEPLFPAGLIKQYRAIQQYVWFGEVEGRIPGLHSALCAMRVEVFREIGPFNHRLRWTEEQEYGFRLNTRYEVRATREIRGRHDHDATVGVLLRKVFQRTRLGAPNWMRLNRLPGGAATGLRAIGSGFVFAAVLSLLLVPWLGPWALLGTAALLGIGIVLDARTYLYAYRHHGVLFGLQFTVLHLMVMFTSALAAGLGIVQGLLFPSWVRRLYGTEMTA
- a CDS encoding NAD-dependent epimerase/dehydratase family protein; the protein is MTRRVLVTGGVGVLGKALATTLAERGDQVSTVDIRSWPVAPPGVRHTVGDIRDRDQMRSLTDGVDVVVHCASGLPSYPASTIREVIVDGTRSVLDVAKSAKVPRVVYISTTSVYGLPTVVPTPETYPRHPVDPYGVCKVEAEQMCERLREEGISIPILRPKTFLGPGRMGLFAMLFEWADEGRGFPLLGGGRALTQMCATEDVVAAVLAVVEAPDDVANDTYNIAAADFGPLRDDFQAVLDAAGHGKRVVPIPARSAAAVLNVLSTLRLSPIYRRLAYKLIADSYVSIEHARNRLGFQPRYSNREAILAAYHWWRAHRDTSAGQLAHRSADRPTGRTSDDPWRQGALALAKAFF
- a CDS encoding SDR family NAD(P)-dependent oxidoreductase, with the translated sequence MNLGGGARGSVDRSQSFILFGMKTPQRKIGSGFDAGNTADDVLNGIDLTGKLAIVTGGYSGLGLETTRALARAGARVVVPARRPAAAQQAVGGINGIEIDELDLADLESVTGFAKRFLASDRPVDIMINNAGIMACPETRVGPGWEAQFATNHLGHYALVNRLWPAIAGNGGARVVVLSTGLDESAQIQWDDVHFKQGYSKWPAYIQSKKANALFAARLDVLGRDVGVRAFSVNPGYILTPLQRHLPKEEMIAAGWIDEDGNAAMPIFKAPAQGAATQVWAATSPALAGMGGVYCVDCDIAEASVSSDEEAERLWTLSAELTGIDAFGPDH
- a CDS encoding endonuclease/exonuclease/phosphatase family protein; this translates as MTEPEYPPSPSDGAVGLPARDRHRRQWWSRLAALLCTFWLVFVVLHLALSGRFYWWGPFDLLPPFVFAAVPLVLLPVAQLARRVRWRLSLLPVAALVLGLGLSGINFGTVFYAPSPAPPGAVKLVTWNTEYWDQDVRESGRDTADFYRFLHGLDADIYLLHEYAHADFTLPDVFAQALVIDQMTELRQNFPGYEIVLEGRNVTLSKLPVVGHQPLYSTPWLPDDLKPLPPAFDGHPLFYTSQVLRTDIRVGHRVVSFYNAHLFQPPRRMLMMKGEPGQSVFQVDRFNFSMRRASVESIRADVKDNPNPIVLAGDLNTSSSMGMLQMLPDRLVDHSRALSSLYPTTWEVGKRSYWRIDWLRTTSDVNVHRYEFLDPEGLSDHRVQRALLTMKD